The Cellulomonas oligotrophica sequence ACGTCCAGGCTCCGCTGCGTCGTCCCCGTCATCTCCGGCTCCCGTCCTCGGTGTGCACGTCCACCCTGCTCGACCCGCGCCGGGGGCACGACTCATCGGCACCGGCGTGTCTCCCCTCCGGGGCTGTGCCGGGGCAGCACGTCGACCGCCGTCCTGGGCACCGAGCGCGGGCCGCGGCCGGCGGGCGGCAGGATGTGCCGGATGAGGACGAGGACAGCAGTCATGGGGGTCGTGGCCGTCGCCGTCGTCGCCGGGGTGGCGACCCTGTCGGTCGCGTGGGCGGTCGGTGCCGTGGGCTGGACGCTGGTCGAGCTGCCCGGTGCGGACAACGACATCCTGCGGGAGCTGACGCTGGCGGCCCTCGGAGCGGCGTTCCTCGGGCTCGGGGTGGTCGGCGTCGTCGTCGGTGCAAGCGCCCGGGGGGCGCGCCCGGTGCCCGGTGCCGCGGTCGGTGCCGCGTGGGCGCTCGCAGCCGCCTCGCTGCTCCTCGCCGTCGGAGGGGCCGGGATCGTCGCTGCACGGTCCGCGGCCGACCAGCTGTCCCCGGTGCTCGCCACCCCCGACCTCCTCGACCCGCCCGCTGCGGACGGCCGGGTCGTGGTCCTGGTCGCGGTGGGGCTGGCGGTCGCCGCCCTCGGCGTCCCGCTCGTCGCATCCCGCCGCGGACCGGCGGAGGCCTGTCCTCCTTGAGCAGGAAGGCGCCGCGCGTGTGATGGGTCGAGCCGCGACGGGCCGCGGAGGCTCGGCCCTCACGGATGTGCACCGAGGAAGGGAGAGCGCCCGGCGTCATGAGGGCGAAGGCGTACGCTTGTCACCTGAGAGGTCACAAGCAAGGAGCTCACATGCGAGAAGCGCCTCCGCCGCTGCTGCCCATCCTGCGATCACAGGTCCAGGGACAGCTGCTCGCGACGACCTACCTCAGCCCCGACGACGAGTTCACGGTGACGGACCTCGCCCGGCGGGCCGGGGCGAGCGTCAAGGCCATGGCGCACGAGGTCAGCAGGCTCGTCGCCGCCGGCCTTCTGAGCGACAGGAGGGTCGGCACCGCCAGGCTCGTGCGGCGCGGTCCCCGCACGCCGATGACCGGGCCCATGACGGACCTGCTCGCGGTCACCTACGGTCCTGTCCCGGTCCTTTCCGAGGAGCTCGCCGGCGTGCAGGGCGTCGAGCAGGCCTTCGTCTACGGGTCGTGGGCGGCACGGTTCCACGGCGAGCCGGGTCCCGTGCCGGGCGACGTCGACGTGCTCGTCGTCGGTGACGCCTCGCTCGACGCCCTCGACGACGTGGCACAGCGGGCCGAGGTCAGACTCGGTCGGCAGGTGTCCGTGCACCGCGTCAGCCGCGACCGCTGGGAGTCCCCGCCTCCGGCCGACGCGTTCCTCGCGTCGCTCCGGTCACGTCCCCTCGTCCCGCTG is a genomic window containing:
- a CDS encoding ArsR family transcriptional regulator, with translation MREAPPPLLPILRSQVQGQLLATTYLSPDDEFTVTDLARRAGASVKAMAHEVSRLVAAGLLSDRRVGTARLVRRGPRTPMTGPMTDLLAVTYGPVPVLSEELAGVQGVEQAFVYGSWAARFHGEPGPVPGDVDVLVVGDASLDALDDVAQRAEVRLGRQVSVHRVSRDRWESPPPADAFLASLRSRPLVPLTLAKDDAS